The following are from one region of the Tachysurus fulvidraco isolate hzauxx_2018 chromosome 15, HZAU_PFXX_2.0, whole genome shotgun sequence genome:
- the LOC113663511 gene encoding zona pellucida sperm-binding protein 3-like isoform X2, producing MGFNQMEVGVVVLLLSFGLSTAQWPLKEAVLAPLGFQHNNSGYHLVPVNTGLTSQWLQRDQQSGSPAVGVQLQNPSGPQNQQVVQQPAKKVTWRFPAAPQIPTPPAPVHFVRQSDPVPAQGVTVKCNETAVRVEVRRDLFGTDAPLNIAAFTLGGCAARGMDASSQVFIFESALYGCNSKLTVTAKELVYIFSLGMASIPLTGTPIQRVAAAKVSIECHYLRFHNVSSNPLMPAWIPYASAQAAEELLVFSLRLMMADWTSERPSNQYYLGELINIEASVLQFNHVPLRVLVDSCVATPVPDLNAIPRYSFIENYGCMIDAKLTHSSSHFLPQTQASKLRLQLEAFRFQQVNSSMVYIACLLKATAASAPADAEHKACSFSNNGWTAAYGADLVCSCCSSSCAGRKGHDLASEQGLQLVKEVSLGPVVVLENAL from the exons ATGGGTTTCAACCAAATGGAAGTTGGTGTGGTTGTGCTGCTGCTTTCATTTGGGTTGTCAACAGCCCAATGGCCGCTAAAGGAAGCTGTTCTAGCTCCTCTTGGATTTCAACATAACAATTCAGGGTATCATTTGGTACCAGTGAACACTGGGTTGACTTCTCAATGGCTTCAAAGGGATCAACAATCTGGAAGCCCTGCAGTAGGAGTGCAGCTTCAAAATCCTTCAGGTCCTCAAAACCAGCAAGTAGTGCAGCAACCAGCAAAGAAAGTGACTTGGCGTTTTCCAGCAGCACCACAAATCCCAACCCCACCAGCACCAGTGCACTTTGTAAGGCAGTCTGATCCTGTTCCTGCCCAGGGTGTAACAGTAAAGTGCAACGAGACTGCAGTGCGTGTAGAGGTGAGAAGGGATCTGTTTGGAACTGATGCACCCCTCAATATTGCTGCCTTCACACTGGGTGGCTGTGCTGCCAGGGGGATGGATGCTTCTTCTCAAGTCTTCATCTTTGAATCTGCTCTGTATGGCTGCAACAGCAAGTTGACC GTGACTGCAAAGGAGCTTGTCTATATCTTCTCCCTTGGTATGGCTTCAATCCCCTTAACTGGTACTCCCATTCAAAGGGTTGCTGCTGCTAAGGTTTCAATTGAGTGTCACTACCTCAG ATTCCACAATGTGAGCAGCAATCCTCTTATGCCTGCTTGGATCCCATATGCTTCTGCCCAAGCTGCTGAGGAACTTCTTGTTTTCTCCTTGAGGCTTATGATGG CTGACTGGACTTCTGAAAGGCCGTCCAACCAATACTACCTGGGTGAGCTCATCAACATTGAGGCCTCTGTACTGCAGTTCAACCACGTACCTCTGCGTGTCCTTGTTGACAGCTGTGTGGCCACCCCTGTCCCTGACCTCAATGCCATCCCTAGATATTCCTTCATTGAGAACTATGG GTGCATGATTGATGCCAAGCTTACACACTCCAGCTCTCACTTCTTGCCTCAAACTCAAGCATCTAAACTGAGACTTCAGCTGGAGGCCTTCAGGTTTCAACAAGTGAACAGCAGCATG gttTACATTGCATGCCTCCTAAAAGCAACTGCAGCGTCTGCCCCTGCTGATGCTGAGCACAAGGCTTGTTCATTCTCCAACAATGG ATGGACTGCTGCATATGGTGCTGACCTGGTATGCAGCTGTTGCAGTAGTAGCTGTGCTGGGAGGAAGGGTCATGACCTGGCATCAGAGCAAG GTTTGCAGCTAGTGAAGGAAGTAAGCCTTGGTCCAGTTGTGGTTCTGGAAAATGCTTTGTAG